The DNA sequence actcatttttaattattattattagcttctaatgatttaaaattttataactgAATTTTCGTATCATTATATAAAACAAGTTTAATTCTgtctatatattttgtattttgtttttaacTTTAAATCACTATATGCTGCAAACATTATTTTTTAGTCAAATTTTTATAGTCTAAAACTTTGGTATCAATGCCTATAAGAAGAAATAACACattataatacttttttttttgtacttGAATTAATGCAGGGATCAACCCCAGAACTGGATATAATATTCAGATACCCTTTGATTCAGAAGGCTTTAGGAATGTTTGCAAAGTATGtaacaaaaatgaaggaattatATCTGTAGATTTGGATGGAAAACCAATTGGTCACTATTCTGATCCCAAATTAGCATTCGCAAGTGGAATTAAAATTGGTGATCACATTTATTGTGGTTCCCTTTTTTATCCCTATATACTACGTCTTGATGTGAAGCAATATCCTGCTATCAACTCATCatcttcaaaaaaatttaagttatataTATTATGCACATTATTCAACTTTTTAGTTCTATATGGACTATATGTTGTATGTTGTGTACATTCTAATCTTATAATATTTGTATTGTTAAACTATTCTATTGTTTGCTTttaatctgttttttttttatcagttATGTTACAAACTCGATTCAAATGAAGAGAAAAGTTTTTGAGATAGCTTATACATAATTGATATTCTCCTTCAGTATTGTTAAAATATCAATTATCCAAAAGACAACCTCAAATAAATCTGTAATtacacaaaaaaaatcaataaattcaaCTACATCTAACAGCATACCTAAAATACCTATTCTACATAAACacacataattttttataattcagtttCAACCACACATAattattcaaaactccataaaatTCAATAATCAATACTATTTGATGTCAACGGTTTTCATTTGTCTGTGTTCGAAGTTTTTGTCCACCCATAAACAACTTCAATATTATGAAATAGATGTTCCCTGCACTTTGTCTTAtttcttaggattttttttttggtttatccAAACGGTTCCGACTCAACAGGTTAATAACTAATCCGTCGcagatctgagctccatttaaaggtCTATactggccaatgagttgctgcatgcacaaagcgGGATTCGAACTCCCAACAATTACTTAAacagacgagtgagctgaccaatCGACCAAGCCAAATTGGTTATTTCTTAGGAATCTTTGCTCCTAACTTGTTTCGTCCTTTCTATTAATCCAGTCCCCTATTCCTTTGTAGTTCAcaatcctttttatattttcctcTCTTGCATTAAACTCCTCAATCAAGAAGTCCACTATTCCTTATTTGTAGTCCAcaatcatttttatattttccTCTCTTGCATTAAACTCCTCAATCAAGAAATAAATTCTTGAATGCCTTTGAATAAAGCTTCTCCTCTTGTGTTTTCAGCTGCAACATGGTCCATCAAGCATTTAAGTTCACTTATAGAATTGTTACATACTTACATGTCTTCTCACTATGTACATATTTATCTTTGTTTTGTACATCACACATCGCCATCACACCCACTTTTTTCTTTTCCCAACATCAGCATTAACAACTATATAATCTATCATTTTTCTTTCTCACACTCATTGTAAAACTAGATTTTTAACCTGTTCCCAAGCACAATTCTAAGGTactaacttatttttaaaattctttctaTTTCTATACCTCCAAACAGTCTATATAATACCAAAGAAATGAAGTATCCACTCTTTTTTTACCACGAAGTACATAAATATCTTTACTTTGATGTATGATTCTTCTCCTCATGAGCACATCTTTGTGTTCAACGCTCCTAAGATCACGAATCATATTAGCAATATCAAAAACATATTTTATCGTCGCTTTTTCGTATGTCTTTCTCATAGAGTAATGGTCATGAAACTCTTTATTGTGTATTTTTCATCCTCTCTAAATATCcacatttatttatttctgtaaaacacacttttcaATAAATATTGTAATTTTGTTAATTAtgttttttctctcttaaaaaatTCTGTCATTAAAGATTCCAAACCCAAGATTTTTATCTGATCTAACTATAAAAAATGGTCAGTTATTAATAAAGTGGTCTAATGGCTGCTAAACAATTAAATAATGTGTATAAgatgttattaacttattatattcAAATTGTTTTTATTAAtgtaaagagaaagaaaaacatataaaaacatGTTGAATTTGACGGTCGAAAATTTACTGAAACCACTGTATAACTCATGATTTGCAAATAAAATTTGTGTTATGAACCCCCTTTTTTTAAGAGTGACTGCTAGATTGGATTTTCTTTTTGGAAAAAgaagtcttttttatttttaaaaaattatttatataattaaataaggatgtttggaattttttagaaaaatatatttattaaaaattaaaaaatattttattttagacaaaAGAACATGtttccttttaaaaaaataaaacattgagaaaatttgataaatttgTCATTGCAAATATTTTTTATGCTTTCTTATCCAAACAGAAAATTATttgatctttttaaaaaataaaataaaaaatatacttttttaaagatacttattaaaattattaaaaataatcattttatatctataatacactaaaaatatcatataaaaatttaatttaaaaatttattattaatcaataaattactaAGATAAATCAAACAGACTAATGAATTAATagctaaattaaatcaaatagactgtatttatatttattttaaaatcatcttCTGATTCCGGAGGAATTACACCCACATTCTAAACCTAGAAATCTGCTACAAGTAGGACccacgtaaaaaaaataaaaaataaaaaactaagtgactatggaaaaagaaaaaccaCATAAGAATTAAGAAGATATCAAGAAATCTTTTAGAACTGAAAGTGAAGCAAACTGCAATCTATCCAATATGCAAAAAACACGAGTTGACTCAGCTTCTGCAACTCGCTCTGAGCTTCAGACAACAACAAGGTCAACGCAATGGCTTTTCATAGTAtcctttttcctccttcttccgGTGGTTCTAGCTGCGCTTCTTTTCCGCCTCGAACCGTTCGATCCGGTTCATTTCCCGACCCATGAGATAACCCGGCTCAACTTGGCCGGCACGGTTGCCCGCAACGATAACATGCGACGAGGCTCGGAGGTTGTCGGAAACGGACGCGTGGCGGGGCCGGAAGACCTGGTTTATGATGCGGAGGCGCGCGTGGTTTACACGAGTTGTGAAGATGGTTGGATCAAGCGAGTGAGTTTAAGTAATGACTCGGTGGAAGATTGGGTCAACACGGGTGGAAGGCCTCTTGGTTTAGCTTTTGACCATCATGCCTCACTCATTGTTGCTGATGCCTATAaggtaatattttattttattttatttttatacataacaatataattaataagttctatataatatatatgattattgattaaatttaatttgtgGTTAAACCAATAATATCAATGTTTAAGAATCCATGGGTAAGAATACATACTTGTTTTCTTCATAGTTCATACCAGGAATGTATGTTAGAAACCAAGAGTTTAGCTTTGAAGTTTTTCtctaatttattagttatattataTATGAAGTTAAAAAAgttgttaaaatattttattgacgaacagattttttttttcattttatatctatGGGATATTTAGAAATGgatcatctttatttttttatttttttataaagtataattttttatcatactCTCTTTAGGTaagacaaatatatatatatatatatatatatatatatatatattgaataataaaaatCATACTTTATAAAAAGACTAAACAAAAAATTGAATGTATCTATTTTCtgaaatattttatatatgtatgatTTTTATCCCTCCTTCCAAGTCTCAAGAATTTGGTAATAATATACTTATAATTTTGTGAAGGACATACTTGTTGATATCGGTcattttttgttatattgaaaCGATAATTCTGAAGAGATAATACCAAAGAAAAGTAGTGTATGTCCGATAATATAAATGGTTTATCTATCATGTATTTTAAAagcatatattaaatttataaattaaaaatatttttattaaaaatataaaaattaaaattttaatatatttattcaataaaaaatatttaaaatattttattaataataaatttatcaatatatCTTAAGAAGACATGTCAATTAATCCCTAATATAAAAGCtgttggggattggatttgcatgGAGACCTTAATTAGccatattataattaaaaagtaaagaaaaaattCATGTGATAACGATGGATATGGTAGCGCAGCTAACATTAATGGTTGTTAAATGCTTAAACGTGGACCTGTACTTTGAGAGTTAATAAGTCTCGGACCTAAACAAATAGTGAAATAGTAGTACGTACGTAATATAGTAGTAcgtacgatatatatatatatatacttctttCTAACAAGCGtatgaaattaatttttagttagttaatattaattaatatttttattgtaaaattaatttttaatttttagagaatttaaaatttaaattttagaatttttagtttaaaataaataatttaaaataaataattttcaaaaagttACTTTGATATTCACTGAAAAAATGGTTAATTTCCTAGAACTCATACTTAAATAATgtctaatttcaatttttattttttacaaataatTATCAGGTGTAAAATATTTAGGTAACATTGAATTTTTAATCATTTATACAAGCTTGTTTAattataacatataatttattttcttaataatcACATTCTAAGAACaactttttattcatattttacaactttaatgcttttatttattaaatagggATAAAATAGAAtaactttatttaaaaaagaggtatatttaaaaaagaggtaaaattatttatatttaaattaaaatttatctaactttttatcatttaaaaaaattggaatacttaaaattaaataaagacaaaaaagacatacataaatattttatatcttaTGGAAAACAgagaaaattgatattttctattaaatcaaaagaataaaataaacgcataaaatatgaaattataataaatttaaatcggAAAACTATTccatctaaaaaaaattagaatggactaactcatttaaaatcgtaatataaaaattttaaaattaaatcaaaattatatatattacaaaCTAGAAAGTGAAgatatttgtttaaataaaatgATGCATAGGGATTGCTGAGGGTGAGAATGGATAAGAAGGTAGAGGTTGTAACAGATGAAGTTGATGGATTGAAATTCAAATTAACGGATGGTGTTGATGTGGCAAAAGATGGAATTATTTACTTCACAGATGCTACTTACAAATACTCTTTAGAGGACCACTTCTTAGACTTGTTGGAGGGTAAGCCTCATGGTAGATTCATCAGTTATGATCCAACAACAAACCAAACAAAAGTGATTGCTCATAATCTCTACTTTCCCAATGGTGTTGCTGTCTCACCAGATCAACAATTTGTCATCTTCTGTGAAAGTTTTCTGTGAGTTTATTTTGTGTGGATTTAATTTGCTGTTTATAACactactttttctttaatttctctgttttttttttcatcattattatcaCTTTTTGATAGATGCATATCATATCAATATTCAATATAGTTGGTTATAAATTATAGTCAGGTAGATACAGctgaaaaattaatataatattttaaaaaatactgttttaattttaatgtttatgCTAAATTCTAATTCGTTTTTAATGTTTGAAACGTATGCTCTATTTTCATCccaatattttatcttattttagttttcaagtcaaattttttttttaaaatattctttttttttcttttatttgtatttttttttattattctatctcttttgttttcaaatcactACAACCATCAtcacaattattattttttttctaatagaaaaaagggtatttttggaaaataaataaatttataaaaaaattaaaataaaatatttgaaataaaaataaaatattttaaattttagaaataaaattaagactTAATATAATCGTGAGAGATTAAAGCAGTACTTTATCTTATAATATATAGTATGCATGTATATTTCATTTAGGGCATGTAGTAGTATTTATGCTTATAATGCTTTATTATTCTTCATTGTATGTGATAAAGTAGTGTGAATTTTTATCGtataatttttttcccttttacatattttcttttgttctaCTTAAAGAGTATGTGATGAAAATCACA is a window from the Arachis hypogaea cultivar Tifrunner chromosome 1, arahy.Tifrunner.gnm2.J5K5, whole genome shotgun sequence genome containing:
- the LOC112797093 gene encoding protein STRICTOSIDINE SYNTHASE-LIKE 5; its protein translation is MQKTRVDSASATRSELQTTTRSTQWLFIVSFFLLLPVVLAALLFRLEPFDPVHFPTHEITRLNLAGTVARNDNMRRGSEVVGNGRVAGPEDLVYDAEARVVYTSCEDGWIKRVSLSNDSVEDWVNTGGRPLGLAFDHHASLIVADAYKGLLRVRMDKKVEVVTDEVDGLKFKLTDGVDVAKDGIIYFTDATYKYSLEDHFLDLLEGKPHGRFISYDPTTNQTKVIAHNLYFPNGVAVSPDQQFVIFCESFLMKCKKYYIQGPKKGTIDKFCDLPGAPDNIHYDGQGNYWIGIATEFTAGMELAYKYPFIRKAVMMFSKYIMNPSFAKNGGVIAVDLEGNPIAHYYDPKLSLTSGIKIGNHIYCGSISYPFIISLDVNQYPATHST